The proteins below come from a single Chryseobacterium sp. MA9 genomic window:
- the mdlD gene encoding NAD(P)-dependent benzaldehyde dehydrogenase MdlD — protein sequence MDTNLEQKIKGIFQQQKAFFKTNQTKDIEFRKAQLRKFREVFLHHTDDLCEALSIDLGKSRKEAEYVEIQIVISELDYLLENIDEWAKPTSVPSKPHPSGAEVQSKITYQPYGVTYIIGPFNYPVQLTFSPLIGALISGNTAIIKPSENTPHVAQVLEDIVKESFDESYVSVVQGAIEENTLLLSLSFDYIFFTGSPNVGKIAMKAAAEQLIPVTLELGGKSPTIIHKDADLDKAVARISYGKWINCGQTCVAPDYIYIHESIKDEFIEKFKAHLNTTYDGQSLGKIGKIVSQNQIKHLAGYLEASPEKVIYGGNYDLETRHFEATLMDNITWNDQVMQQEIFGPILPIMTYNDIEEALEEINNRPKPLALYVFTEDQNLADYVLNHTTSGDAEINSAIIHVGSHYLPFGGVGTSGMGKYHGKFSFECFSHSRSVLQVK from the coding sequence ATGGATACAAACCTGGAGCAAAAAATCAAAGGAATATTTCAACAGCAGAAAGCCTTTTTCAAAACCAATCAAACAAAAGATATTGAATTCAGAAAAGCACAATTAAGAAAATTCCGTGAAGTTTTTTTACATCATACGGATGATCTTTGTGAAGCTTTATCTATTGACCTGGGGAAAAGCAGAAAGGAAGCAGAGTATGTGGAAATTCAAATTGTCATCAGTGAGCTGGATTACTTACTGGAAAATATTGATGAATGGGCAAAACCTACATCTGTACCTTCAAAACCACATCCATCGGGAGCTGAAGTTCAAAGTAAAATAACCTATCAGCCATATGGAGTTACTTATATTATCGGACCTTTCAACTACCCTGTTCAATTAACATTCAGTCCTCTTATCGGCGCTTTAATCTCAGGAAACACTGCCATCATAAAACCATCTGAAAATACACCGCATGTTGCCCAGGTTCTTGAAGATATTGTAAAAGAATCTTTTGATGAATCTTATGTATCAGTTGTTCAGGGAGCTATTGAGGAAAATACCTTACTATTAAGCCTGTCTTTTGATTATATTTTCTTTACAGGAAGTCCAAACGTTGGCAAAATTGCCATGAAAGCCGCTGCAGAACAATTAATTCCGGTGACTCTGGAGCTTGGAGGAAAATCACCAACGATTATTCATAAAGATGCAGATCTGGATAAAGCAGTAGCAAGAATATCTTACGGAAAATGGATTAATTGCGGGCAAACATGTGTTGCTCCGGACTATATTTATATTCATGAATCTATAAAAGATGAATTTATTGAAAAGTTTAAAGCTCATTTAAACACCACTTATGACGGTCAGTCATTAGGAAAAATCGGGAAAATTGTGAGCCAAAATCAAATTAAACATCTTGCAGGTTATTTGGAAGCATCTCCGGAAAAAGTGATCTACGGAGGAAATTATGATCTTGAAACGCGTCATTTTGAAGCTACTTTAATGGATAATATCACCTGGAATGATCAGGTAATGCAACAGGAGATCTTCGGCCCTATCCTTCCTATTATGACGTATAATGATATTGAAGAAGCTTTGGAGGAAATCAATAACCGTCCAAAACCTTTAGCACTATACGTTTTCACAGAAGATCAGAACTTGGCTGATTATGTTTTGAACCATACCACAAGCGGAGATGCTGAAATCAACAGTGCCATTATCCACGTGGGTTCACATTATTTACCCTTTGGAGGAGTAGGAACTTCAGGAATGGGTAAATATCATGGGAAATTCAGCTTTGAATGTTTTAGCCACAGCCGTTCTGTTCTTCAGGTAAAATAA
- a CDS encoding anhydro-N-acetylmuramic acid kinase, with translation MKALAIGLMSGTSLDGLDICLAEFEKQDKWSFQILKAETIPYAEDWENKLRRSIHLSAEDLLELNSEYGFYLGRQVKEFIHKHQLENISLIASHGHTIFHQPKRKFTLQIGDGRAIKLETGLPVIYDFRSQDVLMKGNGAPLVPIGDELLFSEYNACLNLGGFSNISLQSDGKRIAFDIAPVNIVLNHLAQHINKSFDENGELAQKGKINEALLNDLNALDFYQNSHPKSLGIEWCHEHIFPALKNIEILDALATFTEHTAQQIANVINKNNIKDILITGGGAYNLFLIEKIRSKTQAEVIIPKKEIIDYKEALIFAFMGVLKINNEVNVLSSATGSSSDHCSGVIV, from the coding sequence ATGAAAGCTCTGGCTATTGGACTTATGTCCGGGACAAGTCTGGACGGTTTGGATATCTGTCTTGCAGAATTTGAAAAACAAGACAAATGGTCTTTTCAAATCCTGAAAGCCGAAACAATCCCCTATGCTGAGGATTGGGAAAATAAACTTAGACGCTCCATTCATCTTTCTGCTGAAGATTTACTGGAACTGAATTCAGAATATGGTTTTTACCTTGGTCGGCAGGTTAAAGAATTCATTCATAAGCATCAGCTCGAAAATATCAGTCTGATTGCATCTCATGGTCATACAATTTTCCATCAGCCTAAGCGAAAATTTACACTTCAGATAGGTGATGGCAGAGCAATAAAACTGGAAACCGGATTACCCGTTATCTATGATTTCAGAAGTCAGGATGTCCTGATGAAAGGAAATGGAGCCCCATTGGTTCCTATAGGTGATGAATTACTTTTTTCAGAATACAACGCCTGCTTAAACCTTGGCGGATTTTCCAATATTTCTTTACAGTCAGACGGAAAAAGAATTGCGTTTGATATAGCCCCGGTTAATATTGTATTGAATCATCTGGCCCAACACATCAACAAAAGTTTTGATGAAAACGGAGAGCTTGCTCAAAAAGGAAAAATCAATGAAGCTTTACTGAACGATCTTAATGCTTTAGATTTCTACCAGAATTCACATCCAAAATCTTTGGGAATTGAATGGTGCCATGAACATATATTTCCAGCTCTTAAAAATATTGAAATCTTAGATGCCCTGGCAACTTTTACAGAGCATACCGCCCAGCAGATCGCCAATGTTATCAATAAAAATAATATAAAAGACATTCTTATCACCGGAGGAGGTGCTTACAATTTATTCTTAATTGAAAAAATAAGATCAAAAACACAAGCTGAAGTGATTATCCCTAAAAAAGAGATTATCGATTATAAGGAAGCTCTTATCTTCGCTTTTATGGGAGTTTTAAAGATAAATAATGAAGTGAACGTGCTTTCTTCTGCTACAGGAAGTTCTTCTGACCACTGTTCAGGAGTCATAGTATAA
- a CDS encoding NUDIX hydrolase — MYKVFVNEKKLLISKHPEELEKKLGYENHTTLEIALDLLENTSVQELNVYGENLDEIWQEFQKLFRIIEAAGGLVSNPEGKVLFIKRLGKWDLPKGKMEKGESREESAVREIEEETGLSDVELVKFINTTYHIYIERNGEKILKCTHWFEMNFDGEDSSKPQIEEGITEVAWKTISEIEHEVFPSTFKNIILIVQEFWDSKK, encoded by the coding sequence ATGTATAAAGTTTTTGTCAACGAAAAAAAATTATTGATATCTAAGCATCCGGAAGAGCTGGAAAAAAAGCTTGGATATGAAAATCATACAACTTTAGAGATCGCTTTGGATCTTCTGGAGAATACTTCTGTGCAGGAACTTAACGTATATGGAGAGAATTTGGATGAAATATGGCAGGAATTTCAAAAGCTTTTCAGGATCATAGAAGCAGCGGGAGGCCTTGTTAGTAACCCTGAAGGGAAAGTTCTTTTTATTAAAAGACTCGGCAAATGGGATCTTCCGAAGGGTAAAATGGAAAAAGGAGAATCCAGAGAGGAGTCTGCGGTACGGGAAATAGAAGAAGAAACCGGCCTGAGTGATGTTGAACTCGTAAAATTCATCAATACCACCTACCATATCTATATAGAAAGAAATGGAGAGAAAATCCTAAAATGTACCCATTGGTTTGAAATGAACTTTGACGGAGAAGATAGTTCCAAGCCGCAAATAGAAGAAGGCATTACTGAAGTTGCCTGGAAAACGATATCAGAAATTGAGCATGAAGTTTTCCCAAGTACCTTCAAAAATATTATATTGATCGTACAGGAATTCTGGGATTCGAAGAAATAA
- the murF gene encoding UDP-N-acetylmuramoyl-tripeptide--D-alanyl-D-alanine ligase: MNIEQFYPLFLQAAKVTIDSRKIAENDIFFAFSGENFNAATLAEKAIDDGALAVIVELPEFENRDKNIFYVPSTLEFLQQLSIYHRSKLTIPFIGLTGSNGKTTTKELIHAVLSEKYHVQYTFGNLNNHIGVPLTILSIKPEHEMAVIEMGANHQKEIEFLCTIAQPDFGYITNFGKAHLEGFGGFEGVIKGKSELYDYLKNNNRTILVNENDPIQTEKTENYSPKITFGKVTSDYNFESFSAEHFVGLTYQGVKAVSKLTGEYNFTNLCAAASLGLHFGISFEKIKHALELYTPTNMRSQVVKKEERTLVLDTYNANPSSMTASLNNFISFEGSKTIIIGDMLELGDESEKEHQNILKLAQDLNFNEIITVGKHFKEVNSSDLAFENTAALIEYLKQNKIQSENILLKGSRGIALEKLIDFV, encoded by the coding sequence ATGAATATAGAACAGTTTTATCCTTTATTTCTGCAGGCTGCAAAAGTGACTATTGATAGCAGAAAAATAGCAGAGAATGATATTTTCTTTGCCTTTTCCGGTGAGAATTTCAATGCAGCTACATTGGCGGAAAAAGCCATAGATGATGGAGCTTTGGCCGTAATTGTTGAACTTCCGGAATTCGAAAACAGAGATAAAAATATTTTCTATGTTCCGTCTACCCTTGAGTTTTTACAGCAGCTGTCTATCTATCACAGAAGTAAACTTACCATTCCTTTTATCGGGCTTACAGGAAGTAATGGGAAGACGACTACCAAAGAATTGATTCATGCTGTTCTTTCAGAAAAATACCATGTGCAGTATACATTTGGAAATCTGAATAACCACATCGGAGTTCCTTTAACAATCCTTTCCATTAAACCGGAACATGAAATGGCCGTGATTGAAATGGGAGCTAATCATCAGAAAGAAATTGAATTCCTGTGTACCATTGCTCAACCTGATTTTGGATATATAACCAATTTTGGGAAAGCCCATTTAGAAGGATTCGGAGGTTTTGAAGGTGTGATTAAAGGAAAGTCTGAGCTTTATGACTATCTTAAAAACAATAACAGAACTATTCTTGTTAATGAAAATGATCCTATCCAGACTGAGAAAACTGAAAACTATTCACCTAAGATTACTTTTGGAAAAGTGACATCAGATTACAATTTTGAATCTTTTTCCGCAGAACATTTTGTAGGATTGACATATCAGGGAGTAAAAGCAGTTTCAAAACTGACTGGGGAATATAATTTTACTAATCTTTGTGCAGCGGCAAGCCTGGGGCTTCATTTCGGAATCAGTTTTGAAAAAATAAAACATGCTCTGGAATTGTATACACCTACCAATATGAGATCACAGGTTGTAAAAAAAGAGGAGAGGACTCTGGTTCTGGATACTTATAATGCAAACCCAAGCTCTATGACGGCTTCGTTGAATAACTTTATCAGTTTTGAAGGCAGTAAAACCATTATTATCGGAGATATGCTGGAATTGGGTGATGAAAGTGAGAAAGAACATCAGAACATCTTAAAACTGGCTCAGGATCTTAATTTCAATGAAATTATCACTGTAGGAAAACATTTTAAAGAGGTTAATTCTTCAGATCTTGCTTTTGAAAATACAGCAGCACTAATAGAATATTTAAAACAGAACAAAATTCAATCTGAAAATATATTATTGAAAGGTTCCAGGGGAATTGCTCTTGAGAAGCTGATCGATTTTGTGTAA
- the gldJ gene encoding gliding motility lipoprotein GldJ gives MKKLKLFSLIALSSTLALTSCGGSGTSKGGGTKKFVSKTGWKPNEKQGWFFAGKQQKQKGWPGMVYVEGGTFTMGLVKDDVMHDWNNTPRRMQVSSFFIGETEITNYEYREYLTWLKYVFPPSDPSFKEIYNGALPDTLLWDNKLARNDYNETYLRSPEFDYYPVVGVSWTQANRYCEWLTDRANEKALMQSGIIAKDLYINESNNQGGTAFNMDKFKSNDPEMQGYINEKRMQQKTGMKTTNQRLLAANRAPNSAMVQKFRLPTEVEWEYAALGMAKTREYNQYLGKKPEIERLRGTKGRDRGMFLENFKMGKGDYSGISGWKNDGSAQTSDVRKYPSNDLGVYGMFGNVSEWTADVYRPIIDEDYSDFNYYRGNMPQAIVRNGDGTYKMIDEGTIKYDTLADGRLVYKGLPGQFERQTIADYRNYRDGDRQSSLEYYRASDSAAGFDMYNAPKQSFVVDGAGRVKLQKDTKDRTSGISNEVRVVKGGSWQDTAYWLDPGQRRYKNQNRAYGWVGFRVAQDSRTNDKGRTRR, from the coding sequence ATGAAAAAACTAAAGTTGTTTTCATTAATAGCATTAAGTTCTACACTTGCATTAACCAGCTGTGGCGGATCGGGAACCAGCAAAGGTGGCGGTACCAAAAAATTTGTCAGTAAAACAGGTTGGAAACCAAACGAAAAACAAGGTTGGTTTTTTGCAGGAAAGCAACAAAAGCAGAAGGGGTGGCCTGGAATGGTATATGTAGAAGGTGGAACTTTTACAATGGGATTAGTGAAAGATGATGTTATGCACGATTGGAATAACACACCTCGCAGAATGCAGGTAAGTTCATTCTTTATCGGAGAAACAGAAATTACTAACTACGAATACCGCGAATACCTTACATGGTTGAAGTATGTATTCCCACCAAGTGATCCTAGTTTTAAGGAAATCTATAACGGTGCTTTACCGGATACCTTATTATGGGACAACAAATTAGCAAGAAACGATTATAATGAAACGTATCTGCGTTCTCCGGAATTTGATTACTATCCGGTGGTAGGAGTTTCCTGGACTCAGGCAAACAGATACTGTGAGTGGCTGACAGACAGAGCGAATGAAAAAGCTTTGATGCAGTCTGGTATTATTGCCAAAGATTTGTATATCAACGAATCTAACAACCAGGGAGGAACTGCATTCAACATGGATAAATTCAAATCGAATGATCCTGAAATGCAAGGATATATCAATGAAAAAAGAATGCAGCAAAAAACTGGTATGAAAACCACAAACCAGAGATTGCTTGCGGCTAACAGAGCTCCAAATTCTGCAATGGTACAGAAGTTCAGACTTCCTACCGAAGTTGAATGGGAATACGCAGCTCTTGGGATGGCAAAAACCAGAGAATATAACCAATACCTAGGTAAAAAACCTGAAATCGAAAGATTAAGAGGTACCAAAGGAAGAGACAGAGGAATGTTCCTTGAAAACTTCAAAATGGGTAAAGGTGACTATTCTGGGATCTCAGGATGGAAGAATGATGGTTCTGCACAGACTTCTGATGTAAGAAAGTATCCTTCTAACGATCTTGGTGTATATGGTATGTTCGGGAACGTTTCAGAATGGACTGCGGATGTTTACAGACCAATCATTGATGAAGATTACAGCGATTTCAACTACTATAGAGGAAACATGCCTCAGGCTATCGTAAGAAACGGTGACGGAACTTATAAAATGATCGACGAAGGTACTATCAAATATGATACTTTAGCTGACGGAAGATTAGTTTATAAAGGACTTCCTGGACAATTTGAAAGACAAACTATCGCTGATTACAGAAACTACAGAGATGGTGACAGACAGTCTTCTTTAGAATATTACAGAGCTTCTGATTCTGCTGCAGGATTCGATATGTACAATGCTCCTAAGCAAAGCTTTGTTGTAGATGGAGCTGGTAGAGTGAAGTTACAAAAAGATACTAAAGACAGAACTTCAGGAATTTCTAACGAGGTTAGAGTTGTAAAAGGAGGTTCTTGGCAGGATACAGCATATTGGCTGGATCCGGGACAAAGAAGATATAAAAATCAAAACAGAGCTTATGGTTGGGTAGGATTCCGTGTTGCACAGGATTCAAGAACTAACGATAAGGGTAGAACTAGAAGATAA
- the lptC gene encoding LPS export ABC transporter periplasmic protein LptC, which translates to MNFSKKISYKNIACLFSCAIFFILTSCEEDLTKRNGSQSKNFPSQIINNANIIQRDSGFVTLKAKAPIIEKYELIDSPYVVARKGIDIEFFDKKKPKVPGRITAKYARIFEYKKFYEAKGDVRIKTNEGQRFAMQSIYWDQRKNRIYTKDTVYVTMEDGSTLVGANGMTAKDDFSEYTFYNNSGDFSSKRISENKK; encoded by the coding sequence ATGAATTTTTCAAAAAAAATATCATATAAAAATATAGCATGCCTTTTTAGTTGTGCTATATTTTTTATATTGACATCCTGTGAAGAAGATCTTACCAAAAGAAATGGCAGCCAAAGCAAAAATTTCCCTTCACAGATTATCAACAACGCCAATATTATACAGCGTGATTCCGGCTTTGTCACTTTAAAAGCCAAAGCACCCATCATTGAAAAGTATGAGCTGATTGACAGCCCTTATGTAGTAGCCAGAAAAGGAATTGACATTGAGTTTTTTGATAAAAAGAAACCTAAAGTTCCGGGAAGGATTACAGCTAAATACGCCCGTATTTTTGAATATAAAAAATTCTACGAAGCCAAAGGTGACGTAAGAATAAAAACCAATGAAGGGCAGAGATTTGCAATGCAGAGTATTTATTGGGATCAAAGAAAGAACAGAATCTATACTAAAGATACAGTATATGTGACCATGGAAGACGGCTCTACACTGGTAGGGGCCAATGGGATGACTGCAAAAGATGATTTTTCAGAATATACTTTCTATAACAACTCAGGAGATTTCAGTTCAAAGAGAATTTCTGAGAATAAAAAATAA